From a region of the Mycolicibacterium sp. MU0050 genome:
- a CDS encoding serine/threonine-protein kinase translates to MPLSDGTKFAGYTIERQLGSGGMGEVYLVQHPRLPRHDALKVLRSNISSDADYMERFNREADLASKLWHPNTVRIHDRGKYRGRLWISMDYVDGTDAAHLLQEYPEGLPTERALGIISDVAAALDYAHDMGLLHRDVKPANILLAQTGERRALLADFGVARDVADGDAGGLTATNMTVGTAAYAAPEQLMGLDVDGRADQYSLAATAYHLLTGGYLFAHTNPAVVIGQHLNAPPPAIGEGRADLARFEPVLTRALAKDPNQRYATCGEFARALEAATTAVVSTGPVPLNDVETMVAPVAPPAVAAVSRPPDSPREAAGASAVAPTRRSAGRLVGIGLAAAALLAAVALVAYFAVQPRGGGGGAEPFSIAGTVRLASDIAKDSGLPPGYKCMGTKDFGDIGPNAPILVEDESGKLLAKGSIEGSSRSHDECLLKFRVSDVPGGAQFYRVQVGKHQEMSYTEAEAKAGVELLVGTPGGPEPTKPPEPPKPAPTRTVTVTPTPDVEQQSLARLRAIAGEDRPAVAAILADRWIPQISSKRVGLVAKGMTWDNETILDEHLRLRSIYPDVKLLWSGDWSTFDGPGFWVTVVGLWSNNPYEVLAWCTEQGFDRDNCIAKVVSTTHPVAGSTKLNP, encoded by the coding sequence ATGCCGTTGTCCGACGGTACCAAGTTCGCCGGTTACACCATTGAGCGCCAGCTTGGTTCAGGGGGGATGGGCGAGGTGTACCTCGTCCAGCACCCCCGCCTGCCGCGACACGATGCGCTGAAGGTGCTGCGGTCGAACATTTCCTCGGACGCCGATTACATGGAGCGGTTCAACCGTGAGGCCGACCTGGCGTCCAAGCTGTGGCACCCGAACACCGTGCGGATCCATGACCGCGGGAAGTACCGCGGCCGGTTGTGGATCTCCATGGACTATGTGGACGGCACCGATGCGGCGCACCTCCTGCAGGAGTACCCGGAGGGGCTGCCGACCGAGCGTGCGCTCGGCATCATCAGCGACGTGGCCGCGGCACTGGACTACGCCCACGACATGGGGCTTCTTCATCGTGACGTGAAGCCGGCGAACATTCTGTTGGCGCAGACCGGGGAGCGCCGCGCCCTGCTTGCGGATTTCGGGGTTGCACGCGACGTCGCTGACGGCGACGCGGGTGGTCTCACCGCGACGAACATGACCGTCGGTACCGCGGCGTACGCGGCACCGGAACAGTTGATGGGTCTCGACGTCGACGGCCGCGCCGACCAGTACTCGCTGGCCGCGACGGCGTATCACCTGTTGACCGGTGGCTACTTGTTCGCGCACACCAACCCGGCGGTGGTCATCGGGCAGCATCTGAATGCCCCGCCGCCGGCGATCGGCGAGGGCCGCGCCGACCTGGCCCGCTTCGAGCCGGTGCTGACCCGTGCGCTCGCCAAGGATCCCAATCAGCGCTACGCAACCTGCGGGGAGTTCGCGCGGGCACTTGAGGCCGCGACAACAGCCGTGGTGTCGACCGGGCCGGTGCCGTTGAACGACGTCGAGACGATGGTTGCTCCGGTGGCCCCGCCGGCGGTGGCAGCGGTGTCGCGGCCACCCGATTCGCCGCGTGAAGCGGCGGGCGCCTCGGCGGTGGCGCCGACCCGACGGAGTGCGGGGAGGCTTGTCGGGATCGGACTGGCTGCCGCGGCGCTGCTGGCCGCGGTCGCTCTGGTCGCGTACTTCGCGGTCCAGCCGCGGGGCGGCGGCGGGGGCGCCGAGCCGTTCAGCATCGCCGGGACCGTCCGGTTGGCCTCCGATATCGCCAAGGACAGTGGTCTGCCGCCCGGCTATAAATGCATGGGTACCAAGGACTTCGGAGACATCGGTCCCAACGCCCCGATCCTGGTCGAGGACGAATCAGGCAAGCTGCTCGCCAAGGGATCCATTGAAGGCAGCAGTCGCAGTCACGACGAATGTCTTCTCAAGTTCCGCGTCAGCGATGTGCCCGGTGGGGCGCAGTTCTACCGGGTGCAGGTGGGCAAGCACCAGGAGATGAGCTACACCGAGGCCGAGGCGAAGGCCGGCGTCGAACTCCTCGTGGGGACGCCGGGCGGCCCGGAGCCGACGAAGCCCCCGGAGCCGCCCAAGCCTGCACCGACGCGCACGGTCACGGTGACGCCCACTCCCGATGTGGAGCAGCAGAGTCTGGCGCGATTGCGGGCGATCGCTGGCGAAGACCGACCAGCGGTGGCCGCTATCCTCGCCGATCGCTGGATCCCGCAGATCAGTTCCAAGCGTGTGGGTTTGGTGGCCAAGGGGATGACCTGGGACAACGAGACCATCCTCGACGAGCATCTGCGGTTGCGCAGCATCTACCCGGACGTGAAGCTGCTGTGGTCGGGTGACTGGTCCACCTTCGACGGGCCGGGGTTCTGGGTGACCGTGGTGGGCCTGTGGTCGAACAACCCGTACGAGGTGCTGGCCTGGTGCACGGAACAGGGGTTCGACCGGGACAACTGCATTGCCAAGGTAGTCAGCACGACGCATCCGGTAGCGGGGAGTACGAAGTTGAATCCGTGA
- a CDS encoding DNA cytosine methyltransferase, which translates to MPREDIDLDLSPRIIDLFAGPGGLDVGATWLDIPTTGIEWDAHACTTRRKAGLETVEGDVRNYGPGDFPEANVLTGGPPCQTFTVAGTGSGRQVVDELIHEAEDMARHLGEGIPRGGFADDRTGLVLEPLRWALLALEAGRPFQAIVLEQVPAVLPIWNAFGTILRRYGYGVDVDVLRTEQFGVPQTRRRAILIARFGDDNVALPTPTHQAYRRGAADQAELGLKRWVSMEEALQRDTAFTVVSNYGSGGDPRNRGERRSDEPSATVTGKVTRNRLLMADGSESRFSHQEAGRLQTFPHDFPWSGNDIGQQIGNAIPPLLAVHVLAAALEIELDSEELERTVAASWLEGRAFPLGVRVSDRVALAE; encoded by the coding sequence ATGCCGCGGGAAGATATCGACTTGGATCTTTCGCCCCGAATCATCGATTTGTTTGCCGGACCCGGCGGCCTCGACGTCGGGGCGACGTGGCTCGACATCCCGACCACCGGTATCGAATGGGATGCCCACGCATGCACGACGCGCCGGAAAGCGGGGCTCGAGACCGTCGAGGGGGATGTCCGCAACTACGGCCCCGGCGATTTCCCTGAAGCGAACGTACTGACCGGTGGTCCCCCGTGTCAGACGTTCACCGTTGCTGGAACCGGGTCCGGCAGACAAGTCGTAGATGAGCTGATCCATGAAGCCGAGGACATGGCGCGGCATCTCGGGGAGGGAATTCCGCGCGGCGGGTTTGCCGACGACAGAACCGGATTGGTTCTGGAGCCCCTGCGGTGGGCGTTGCTCGCGCTGGAAGCGGGAAGGCCGTTTCAAGCGATTGTGCTGGAGCAGGTGCCGGCCGTCCTGCCCATCTGGAACGCGTTCGGGACGATTCTCAGACGGTACGGCTACGGCGTCGACGTCGACGTGCTCAGGACCGAGCAGTTCGGCGTCCCACAGACACGACGACGCGCGATTTTGATTGCGCGATTCGGCGACGACAACGTTGCACTCCCCACTCCGACCCATCAGGCGTACCGACGCGGTGCGGCGGACCAGGCTGAGTTGGGCCTCAAGCGTTGGGTGTCGATGGAAGAAGCACTTCAGCGTGACACCGCGTTCACCGTGGTGTCCAACTATGGAAGTGGTGGAGATCCGCGGAACCGCGGCGAGCGCCGGTCCGACGAACCCTCTGCGACGGTAACCGGCAAAGTCACGCGCAACCGGCTCCTCATGGCCGACGGGAGCGAGAGCCGCTTCTCCCACCAGGAAGCCGGAAGGCTGCAAACATTTCCCCACGACTTTCCCTGGTCGGGCAACGACATCGGCCAGCAAATCGGCAACGCGATACCGCCGCTCCTGGCTGTGCATGTCCTCGCCGCTGCCCTGGAGATCGAGCTGGACAGCGAAGAGCTCGAACGAACGGTTGCTGCATCGTGGCTGGAAGGGCGCGCGTTCCCGCTCGGCGTCCGCGTCAGCGACCGTGTCGCACTGGCTGAGTGA
- a CDS encoding very short patch repair endonuclease, which produces MSARPPASSESVRARMSRQRRTGTEPELLVRRILHARGIRYRVDTAPEPGLRCKADIVWRGLRLAVFLDGCFWHGCPIHATRPKANETWWARKLEGNVERDRRTDADLTARGWTVLRFWEHEDPKIVADAICRQLIDLRAGRRPVQITQPVRHGR; this is translated from the coding sequence TTGTCGGCCCGGCCACCCGCATCCTCGGAATCCGTCCGCGCACGGATGAGCCGGCAGCGCCGGACTGGAACGGAGCCGGAACTACTGGTTCGGAGAATTCTCCATGCCCGGGGAATTCGGTATCGGGTCGACACGGCTCCGGAACCCGGTTTGCGATGCAAAGCCGACATCGTGTGGCGCGGATTGCGCCTGGCGGTTTTCCTGGACGGCTGTTTCTGGCACGGATGTCCCATTCACGCGACCAGGCCGAAGGCCAACGAAACGTGGTGGGCCCGAAAACTCGAAGGAAATGTCGAGCGAGATCGCCGGACTGACGCTGATCTCACGGCGCGGGGGTGGACCGTGCTGCGGTTCTGGGAACACGAGGATCCGAAAATTGTCGCCGACGCGATATGTCGGCAGCTCATTGATCTGCGAGCCGGCAGACGACCGGTTCAGATCACTCAGCCAGTGCGACACGGTCGCTGA